In Zingiber officinale cultivar Zhangliang chromosome 1A, Zo_v1.1, whole genome shotgun sequence, a genomic segment contains:
- the LOC122018525 gene encoding histone H4, whose product MSGRGKGGKGLGKGGAKRHRKVLRDNIQGITKPAIRRLARRGGVKRISGLIYEETRGVLKIFLENVIRDAVTYTEHARRKTVTAMDVVYALKRQGRTLYGFGG is encoded by the coding sequence ATGTCGGGGCGTGGAAAGGGCGGCAAGGGTTTGGGCAAGGGCGGGGCGAAGCGCCACCGCAAGGTGCTCCGCGACAATATCCAGGGTATCACCAAGCCGGCGATACGTCGACTGGCAAGAAGGGGAGGCGTAAAGCGCATCAGTGGCCTCATCTACGAGGAGACTCGTGGCGTGCTCAAGATCTTCCTGGAAAACGTCATCCGTGATGCCGTCACCTACACCGAGCACGCGCGCCGGAAGACTGTCACTGCCATGGACGTTGTGTATGCCCTGAAGAGGCAAGGAAGGACCCTATATGGTTTCGGTGGTTAG
- the LOC122018514 gene encoding uncharacterized protein LOC122018514 has protein sequence MEEDKLRTIDCLRGRLLAERVASKAAKEEADKLAKRLQELEGKLAEEIKCRDRAERKLKKAIKKLESSSALGGNRQMEMPLSSVSSSSSQCFSVARSGLQDVEMRPCSLVSEDLIKGDDASGSSMGESAHRVVSQDDNKLALVPVGGQPVDTKDNVQRVLLALRNAKEQLIQSIRMRADIYPSRDYFAYQRIKLP, from the exons ATGGAAGAAGATAAATTGAGGACGATCGACTGCTTGAGAGGGAGGCTGTTGGCCGAGAGAGTGGCTTCAAAGGCTGCTAAGGAGGAAGCAGATAAGTTAGCCAAGAGG TTGCAAGAGCTGGAGGGGAAGCTTGCTGAAGAGATCAAATGCAGAGACAGAGCTGAAAGGAAGCTCAAGAAAGCTATAAAGAAATTGGAATCCAGCAGTGCATTAGGCGGCAATCGGCAAATGGAAATGCCTCTGAGTTCTGTCAGTTCTTCGTCCTCCCAATGCTTTTCTGTGGCTCGAAGTGGTCTGCAAGATGTCGAAATGAGGCCTTGTTCTTTGGTGTCAGAGGATCTTATCAAAGGCGATGATGCCTCTGGGAGTTCAATGGGGGAATCAGCTCATCGAGTGGTTTCTCAAGATGACAATAAGTTGGCACTTGTTCCAGTAGGAGGGCAGCCGGTTGATACTAAGGACAACGTGCAGCGGGTTCTTTTGGCACTAAGAAATGCCAAAGAGCAATTGATTCAGTCTATAAGAATGAGGGCTGATATATATCCTTCAAGGGATTACTTTGCTTATCAGAGAATTAAACTGCCATAG